The sequence CTGGCCCCCGGCCTCGAGGAGCAGGTCCGGGCCGGCACGATGACGGCCGCGGCCGCCGCCGAGCGCCTGCTGAACGTCTTCGACGGCCACACCCCGGCCCCGCCGCCCACCCCTGATCGCTGACCCACCCGACCCGGCGCTCCCAGGCTGAGCACAGCAGCGGGGGGGTCAACGGGCTTACGGCGAGGGGTGGTTCGGCTCGGAACGGTATGGCGGCGGCCGGGACCTCCCGCCGGTCCGGGCCGCCCGCACGGGCCGCGCTCAGCCCGCGTCGGCCACCAGCCCGGCCGTCTGCACGCCGAAGACCGCGACGGCCTCGTCGTTCTCCGGCCGCTCGCCGCTGACGCCCACCGAGCCGAGCAGCGCGCCGTCCTCGTCCCGGATCAGCACCCCGCCCCGGGAGGAGGCGATGCGGCCCTCGGAGATCGCCGCGAGCGCGGCGAAGAACGCGGGGTCGCGCGTCGCGTGCCGCGCTCCCGTGGCACCGCCCGAGCCGGTGCCGAGGCAGCCCCACGCCTTGGCGTGCGCGATCTGCGGGCGCAGGATGCCCGCGCCGTCCTCCCGCTTGACCACCTGCGGGTGACCGCCCGGGTCGAGCACGGTGATGGTCAGCGGCCGCAGCCCCAGCTCGCGTGCGTGGCCGAGTGCGGCATCCACGATCTCGGATGCCTGGGCCAGGGTCAGGTATGCCATGTCGGTGACTCCTTGTACGGGTTCGTCGGGTTCGGGTTCGTCGCGTCGATCGCGACCGGTGCGGTCGTACGGTCGGGTGCGGTCGTACGGTCGGGGGCGGTGTGCGCCGCGGGGCGGGTGGCGGGGGCCCTCAGCCGTCGGCGACGACCGCGGTCTCGATGACGCCGAGCCCCTCGATCTCGCCGCGGACCACGTCGCCGGGCTTGACGAGGGGGTGGCCCAGGGGTGTTCCGGTCGAGAGCAGGTCACCGGGCACGAGGGTGAGGGCCTCGGTGAGCCGGGCCAGCTGGTCGGGAACGGAGTGGAGCATCTCGGCCGTGCTGCCGTCCTGCCGCGGCTCGCCGTTGACCCAGGAGCGGATGCTCAGCCGGTGCGGGTCGGGGATCTCGTCCGCGGTGACGAACCAGGGGCCGGCGATCCCGAACGTGTCGAAGCCCTTGCCGCGGTCCATCCGGTTGCCGTCCCGCTCGGAGACGTCCCGCGAGCCGACGTCGCAGAAGCCGACGTAGCCGGCCACCGCCCGCATCGCGTTCTCGGGGGTGAGGTGGCGCGCGCGGGAACCGATGACGACGCCCAGCTCCATCTCCGGGTCGACCTTCGCGCAGATCGCCGGGTACCGCAGGTCGTCGTGCGGCCCGGCCAGCGCGCCGACGGCCTTCAGGCAACCCTGCGGGCTCCGTCGGGCCGGCGCGGGTGCCGTACCGGACGGTGCCGGTCCGGCGGCGCCGGGCCGCTCTCGGGGGTAGTTGGCGAGCATGCACCAGATGGTCGCGGCCGGCCGATCGGCGGTCCGAGCCGGGCGGATTCGTCGGACCACAGGCAGTCCTCGTCCAGGTCGCCGCCGCCGGCATGGCCGACCGCCCACTCGAACACCTCGCGGACGGAGGTGAGTTGAGGGTCCGCCCGCAGCAGCGCGAGCAGGTCGCCGGCGACGGCGAGGCGGGCCCGGGCCAGGGCGTCGTCCCGATGCACACCACCGGCCTCCAGCCGACGGACGAACACGGCCTGGAAATCGACAAGTTGACCCGGAACGACGTCGGGGAAGCAGAGCCGGTCGCCGAGGGGCGTCCGCCGGGAGGCTATTTTCACGGGGATCTGGGGTGCTTTCCGTGGGTGCGGATGAGGGGGCGTGCGGGAGGAACGGGAGCGGTGCGACCGGGCGTTCGGGCGGGCTGGCGGAGGGGCGACCGGGCGGGGCGCGGCCCGGGTCCGCCCGCGCGCCCCGAGCCGCCGACCGCCAACCGCCAACCGCCCGCCGACCGCCAATCGCCCAGCTGCCGGAGCCGGAGTCGCCGGCGCACCCGGCCGCGAACGCGCCGGGCTCAACCGGCGTCGGCGTCCCGGGAGTTCTCGAACCTGATCCCGCCGTCGGTCGTGACGAGGTCGAACTGGTCGGAGGGCACGGCCGGCACGTGGATCGGCGGCAGGCCCACCGTGAAGAGCAGCAGCTCCGAGGTCGCGACGTAGCGCGCCTTCTCCCCCGAGTCGGCCTCGACCGCGCCGAGCCGGCCGATCTCGGTGTCCTCGACGGTGCCCGCGCCGGAGAGCACCACGGTCAGCCGGCGCGCCTCCTCGCGCGCGCAGATCCACTCGGCGCCGGCCTCGATCTTGAGGAACTCGATCCAGAAACGCCGCTCGGTGTACGTGCCGATGTGCTTGCGCTCGACCCCGGTCGCCCCGGCCACCGGCACCCAGTTGAAGTGCGCGGGGTTGCTGATCACCACGCCGTTGTAGCGCGGCCGCGGGAACTTCGTCGGCCGGCGCTCGCGCCGCTCGGCCCGCGCCTCCTTGTTGTCCGGGCCGCGGCCGCGGCCGGCCCCCATGCCGAGCGCGGAGGCGCCGCCGAACTGGAGCACCAGCTGGAGCTGCTTCGGGTCGCCGAGCGGGTCGTCCTGCGGCCCGTAGGTCTGCCCCTCGGGGAAGTAGCCGACCTCGCCCTCGCGCAGAATCCCCTGCTCGCCCAGGTTCATGTCGCCGACGATCGGCAGGCGGATCTGCTCGAAGGTGTGGCAGTGCCGGGGCATGCGGAAGTCGGCTTCCTGCCGGCCGAGGATGTAGCGGTAGTTCTCCAGCGGCTTGCCGCGGTCCCCCATCAGCAGGTAGTTGAACGAGACCGTCCCTCTGGGGTGGTCCATCTTGTACGCGTTCTCGTCGTACGGCGCGATCTTCATCGCTGTCCTCCGGTGTCCGGTGTGAGCCCGTGTGCGGCCGGGGTGGGGTGGCCGGCTCGTGCGGCCGGCGTGGACGCACGAACCGGCGGTCCCGTGAACGGCACGTCCCGCCGAGGGCGTCCTGGCGTCGCGATCCACACAACCTTCTTAGTAGCTTGGTGTCAAGGTAGGCGACGTCTTTCGCCGCATCCTGTGCGGAGCGGCGCGCCGGCCCACCGCGCCCCGGGACGCAAAGAAGCCGCCGTACCCGCCGGGACAGGCGGGTACGGCGGCACGGCGGTAACGGCGGGCAGCCGTCAGCGGGCGACCGGCGACGCGCCGCGGCCGGCGGCGGGTTGGGACGAGAGCGGAGCGGGGCGAAGGCGGGTCGGAACGAAAGCCGCGTGCAGCCGCCGGGTCAGCCGATCGGCAACCCCGCGTAGTTCTCGGCGAGTTCGGCGGCCGCGTGCGGGGACGCCGCGATCCGGTCGAGCTGGGAGATCTGGAGCCGGGTCTCGAACGGACCCTGCGCCGGGTCGGTGTGCAGCGTGCCGGTCATGAAGGAGGAGAAGTGCTCGGCCCGCCAGACCCGCCGCAGGCAGGTCGCCGAGTACGCCTCCAGCCCCGCGGTGGAGCCGGCCTCCTTCAGCTCGGCGAACGCCCTGGCCAGCACGATCACGTCGGCCGCCGCGAGGTTGAGCCCCTTGGCGCCGGTGGGCGGCACGATGTGCGCGGCGTCGCCGGCCAGGAAGACCCGGCCGTGGCTCATCGGCTCCGAGACGAAGCTGCGCATCGGCAGCACCCCCTTGGAGGTGATGGGCCCGCGCTTCAGCGTCCAGCCGCCGTCCACCGCGAAGCGCGCGTCCAGCTCGTCCCAGATCCGCTCGTCGGTCCAGCCGGCGGGATCGGTGCCGTTGGGGACCTGGAGGTAGAGCCGGCTGACGGTCGGCGAGCGCATGCTCAGCAGCGCGAAGCCACGCGGCGAGTGGGCGTAGACCAGTTCGTCGCTGGACGGCGGCACGTCGGCGAGGACCCCGAACCAGGAGTAGGGGTAGACGCGTTCGTAGGTGCGCCGGACGCGCTCCGGCACCGCGTCGCGGGTGACGCCGTGGAAGCCGTCGCAACCCACCACGTAGTCGCAGGTGAGGGTCCTGTCCTGGCCCTCGTGCGTGTAGTGGACCACCGGCCGGTCGGTGTCGGCGCCCTCGACCGCCCGCACGTGGGCCTCGAAGAGCAGCGGGGCGCCGTCCTCCAGTTGGAGGGCGATCAGGTCCTTGCAGACCTCGGTCTGGGCGTAGACCCAGACCCGGCGGCCGCCGGTGAGGGACGGGAAGTCGATGCGGTGCGACCTGCGGTCCCAGCGCAGCTCGATGCCGTCGTGGACGAGGGCCTCGCGGTCGAGCCGCTCGCCGGCGCCGGAGGACCGCAGCACGTCCACCGTGGACTGTTCGAGGATGCCGGCGCGTTGGCGCTGCTCGACATAGTCGCGGTCGCGGCTCTCCAGGACCACGCACTCGACGCCGGAACGGTGCAGCAGCCGGGCGAGGAGCAGCCCCGCCGGGCCGCCGCCGATGATGCCGACGGTGGTGTGGTTGGGGGTGTGCATGAGGATCAGTGCCCCTCTTCTTCTTCGGCCCGGTCCTCTTCGAGGACCCGGTTGGCGATGGCGAAGGCGGAGTTGGCCGCGGGCACCCCGCAGTACACGGCCGACTGGAGCAGGACTTCCTGGATCTCGTCGGGGGTCAGGCCGTTGCGGAGGGCCGCGCGCACGTGCATGGCCAGTTCGTCGTGGTGGCCGCGCGCGACCAGCGCGGTGAGGGTGACGCAACTGCGGGTCTTGCGGCTCAGGCCCGGGCGGGTCCAGATCTCGCCCCACGCGTAGCGGGTGATGAGGTCCTGGAACGGCGCGGTGAAGTCGGTGCTGCGGGTCGCCGCCCGGTCGACGTGCGCGTCGCCCAGCACGGCCCGGCGCACCGCCATCCCCGCCGCGTGCCGGGAGGTGTCGTCGGAGGGGCCGTCGGAGAGCCCACCGGAGGCACCGCCGTCCGGCCCGTCCGCCAAGTGCGCGGTCAGCGCGGCCAGTACGGGCCCGGGCCGTTCGACGTTCGCCAGGTGGGCCGCGTGACCGACCTCGGTCAGGCTCGCCCCGGCGATCCCGTCGGCCAGCTCGCGCGCGTGCGCGGGTGGCGTCGCCGGGTCGTCCCGGCCGGCGATCACGCAGGTCGGTACGGTGATGCCCGCCAGCTCCGCGCGCAGGTCGAAGGCGGCCAGCGCGTCGCAGCAGGCCGCGTACGCCTCCGGGTCCGCGGCCCGCGCGTCGGCCACCAGCGCCGCCGCGGCCGGCGCGCCGGCGAACGCCGGGGTGAACCACCGGTGCACGGCGGTGTCGGCGACCGGCCCGGTGCCCTCCGCCCGTACCAGCGCAGCGCGCTCCCGCCAGCCGGACGGCTCGCCGAACCGCGCCGACGTGCACACCAGCGCGAGGCTGCGGACCCGCTCGGCGTGGTGCACCGCGAGCCACGTGCCGACCGCGCCCCCGAGCGACACCCCGCCGTACGCGAAGCCCTCCACCCCGAGGCTGTCGGCGAGTTCCAACACCATGCGCCCGAGGTCGGCGACAGTGGCGCCGCTCGCGGGCAGCCGCGCCGGCGAACGGCCGTGCCCGGGCAGGTCGTAGCGGATCACCCGATGCGTACGCGCCAGCGCCGGGACCTGGGCGTCCCACACCGCGAGCGACGTGCCGAGGGACGGGCCGAGGAGGAGCGGCGGCGCGCCGCCGGCGCCGTCCACCCGGTGGTGCAACAGGTTCGTCATACGTTCTCCTCAGGCCGCTCGGTGACGCCGCCGACGGGCCGGCGGCGCCTGCTTCTTCGTAGGGTCGGGCGCGAGC comes from Streptomyces sp. NBC_00448 and encodes:
- a CDS encoding GlcG/HbpS family heme-binding protein: MAYLTLAQASEIVDAALGHARELGLRPLTITVLDPGGHPQVVKREDGAGILRPQIAHAKAWGCLGTGSGGATGARHATRDPAFFAALAAISEGRIASSRGGVLIRDEDGALLGSVGVSGERPENDEAVAVFGVQTAGLVADAG
- the pcaDC gene encoding bifunctional 3-oxoadipate enol-lactonase/4-carboxymuconolactone decarboxylase PcaDC, with the translated sequence MTNLLHHRVDGAGGAPPLLLGPSLGTSLAVWDAQVPALARTHRVIRYDLPGHGRSPARLPASGATVADLGRMVLELADSLGVEGFAYGGVSLGGAVGTWLAVHHAERVRSLALVCTSARFGEPSGWRERAALVRAEGTGPVADTAVHRWFTPAFAGAPAAAALVADARAADPEAYAACCDALAAFDLRAELAGITVPTCVIAGRDDPATPPAHARELADGIAGASLTEVGHAAHLANVERPGPVLAALTAHLADGPDGGASGGLSDGPSDDTSRHAAGMAVRRAVLGDAHVDRAATRSTDFTAPFQDLITRYAWGEIWTRPGLSRKTRSCVTLTALVARGHHDELAMHVRAALRNGLTPDEIQEVLLQSAVYCGVPAANSAFAIANRVLEEDRAEEEEGH
- a CDS encoding 4-hydroxybenzoate 3-monooxygenase; the encoded protein is MHTPNHTTVGIIGGGPAGLLLARLLHRSGVECVVLESRDRDYVEQRQRAGILEQSTVDVLRSSGAGERLDREALVHDGIELRWDRRSHRIDFPSLTGGRRVWVYAQTEVCKDLIALQLEDGAPLLFEAHVRAVEGADTDRPVVHYTHEGQDRTLTCDYVVGCDGFHGVTRDAVPERVRRTYERVYPYSWFGVLADVPPSSDELVYAHSPRGFALLSMRSPTVSRLYLQVPNGTDPAGWTDERIWDELDARFAVDGGWTLKRGPITSKGVLPMRSFVSEPMSHGRVFLAGDAAHIVPPTGAKGLNLAAADVIVLARAFAELKEAGSTAGLEAYSATCLRRVWRAEHFSSFMTGTLHTDPAQGPFETRLQISQLDRIAASPHAAAELAENYAGLPIG
- a CDS encoding fumarylacetoacetate hydrolase family protein, which encodes MLANYPRERPGAAGPAPSGTAPAPARRSPQGCLKAVGALAGPHDDLRYPAICAKVDPEMELGVVIGSRARHLTPENAMRAVAGYVGFCDVGSRDVSERDGNRMDRGKGFDTFGIAGPWFVTADEIPDPHRLSIRSWVNGEPRQDGSTAEMLHSVPDQLARLTEALTLVPGDLLSTGTPLGHPLVKPGDVVRGEIEGLGVIETAVVADG